In a single window of the Leopardus geoffroyi isolate Oge1 chromosome D2, O.geoffroyi_Oge1_pat1.0, whole genome shotgun sequence genome:
- the AP3M1 gene encoding AP-3 complex subunit mu-1, with product MIHSLFLINCSGDIFLEKHWKSVVSQSVCDYFFEAQEKAADVENVPPVISTPHHYLISIYRDKLFFVSVIQTEVPPLFVIEFLHRVADTFQDYFGECSEAAIKDNVVIVYELLEEMLDNGFPLATESNILKELIKPPTILRSVVNSITGSSNVGDTLPTGQLSNIPWRRAGVKYTNNEAYFDVVEEIDAIIDKSGSTVFAEIQGVIDACIKLSGMPDLSLSFMNPRLLDDVSFHPCIRFKRWESERVLSFIPPDGNFRLISYRVSSQNLVAIPVYVKHCISFKENSSCGRFDITIGPKQNMGKTIEGITVTVHMPKVVLNMNLTPTQGSYTFDPVTKVLTWDVGKITPQKLPSLKGLVNLQSGAPKPEENPSLNIQFKIQQLAISGLKVNRLDMYGEKYKPFKGVKYVTKAGKFQVRT from the exons ATGATTCACAGCCTATTTCTCATAAACTGTTCCGGTGACATATTTCTAGAGAAGCACTGGAAGAGTGTTGTGAGCCAGTCTGTCTGTGATTATTTCTTTGAAGCTCAAGAGAAAGCTGCTGATGTTGAAAATGTACCACCTGTCATTTCAACACCTCATCACTACCTCATCAGTATCTACCGGGATAAGCTCTTCTTTGTGTCTGTCATACAGACTGAAGTGCCACCTCTATTTGTAATTGAGTTTCTACATCGAGTTGCTGACACTTTTCAG GACTACTTTGGAGAGTGTTCGGAAGCTGCAATTAAGGATAATGTGGTCATTGTATATGAGCTCTTGGAAGAAATGTTAGACAATGGATTTCCACTGGCTACTGAatctaatattttgaaagaactgATTAAACCACCAACAATTCTACGTTCTGTCGTCAACTCTATTACAG GCAGCAGTAATGTTGGGGACACACTCCCCACTGGGCAGCTGTCCAACATCCCATGGCGACGGGCAGGGGTAAAGTACACAAACAATGAAGCCTATTTTGATGTCGTTGAAGAAATAGATGCAATTATAGATAAATCAG gATCTACAGTCTTTGCAGAAATTCAGGGGGTCATTGATGCTTGCATTAAGCTATCTGGAATGCCtgacctttctctttctttcatg AACCCACGGCTTCTAGATGATGTCAGCTTCCACCCCTGCATCCGGTTCAAGCGTTGGGAATCTGAAAGAGTTTTGTCATTTATTCCTCCAGATGGGAATTTCCGACTCATATCATATCGTGTCAGCTCACAAAA tcTAGTGGCAATACCAGTGTATGTGAAACATTGCATCAGCTTTAAGGAGAACAGTTCTTGTGGAAGATTCGATATTACAATTGGACCAAAGCAGAATATGGGGAAAACTATTGAAGGAATCACAGTAACAGTTCACATGCCAAAAGTTGTACTGAATATGAACCTGACACCAACACAAGGCAGCTATACATTTGATCCAGTTACCAAG GTACTAACATGGGATGTGGGAAAAATTACTCCACAAAAGCTCCCAAGTCTTAAAGGACTGGTAAATTTACAGTCTGGAGCACCCAAGCCAGAAGAGAATCCAAGTCTCAACATACAATTCAAGATCCAGCAGCTTGCTATTTCTG GCTTAAAAGTAAACCGTTTGGACATGTATGGGGAGAAATACAAGCCATTTAAAGGAGTCAAATATGTCACGAAAGCTGGAAAGTTCCAAGTGAGGACATGA